Genomic window (Ignavibacteriales bacterium):
TATTTCTTAAATGTTCCTCCAGGTGCAGGTGTAATTACTATTAAAGTTAGCTCAGAAAAAACAAATTACACAAACGTTGTTTATCGTTTATTCAATCCAGATGGTGTAAATGTTTTTACTTCACCTTCACTGAACGCTGATAAAGAAGAAAATTCTATTATTAATAATAATTCTGATCTGAAGCCTGGCGTATATGAATTAGTTGTTCACGGGCATTTTCTTGCAACTGGTCAGTCAACATATAATTTGTCTGTTGAGTTTGGTGGAGTAAAAGCTGAGGATCAAAACGTAGTTATCCAACATACAATTGGTAAAATGAATGTCTTTAATTATTTCAACCAAATAAAAAATTATGATTTGAGTGGAAACCTATTGGGCTATCAAAAAGAATTTACCGTTAGCTTTAGCAATAGTGACAAATTCGTTTATTCATTTTTTATTCGAAAGGATGAAGAATCAAAAAAGTTCTCCATTTCAATGAGCAAAGAAGATTTTAATAAGTACACAGATTTTTCTGTGCTTATTTTTGATGAGAAGGGAAATGCAATTGAAAAGGATGGTTTAGATTATCCCGATGGCAGCATAGAAATTGCAAACACATTTGAGAATGCTGATAGCACAAAATTGAATCTTGTTATCGTTCCGGCTTTTGTTGATTTTCTTCAGGATGCCAAAGTGAAAATTGTTGAATCAACCTACTTGAAAAATTCGATAAGCTTCCCAGTTCAAAATGAAATGACAAATAAAGTTGAGCTTTATCCTACTATAGAAAAAACAATTGATTGTTTTATTCCGAAGCCGGGCTTTTATTTTCCTAATGACTCCAAGCCTTTTGGAATTATTTATTTCAAATCACCAAAGGCGGATAAGCAAGAATTTGAAATTCCATTTTTATTAAATGTTGAAGGAGATAATAAATGAGTGATTCCCAAGTGCCGAACAACAGCGCCGGCTTACCGGAAAATGCTTACAGAGAATTGAAACCAGGTGAAAACTATATCCCAATTATGCTTCCTGATAAAGTTTATCCGGAAATAAATGTCTGGAGTGTTTCCTGGGGATTGGTTATGGCAGCAGTTTTTTCAGCCGCCGCCGCATATCTTGGATTAAAAATCGGGCAAGTGTTCGAAGCTGCAATTCCTATTGCAATTATTGCTGTTGGTTTAGCAACAGTGTTTAAAAGGAAAAATGCTTTAGGTGAAAATGTAATTATCCAATCAATTGGAGCTGCTTCCGGAGTAATTGTTGCTGGAGCAATATTTACAATTCCCGCATTATATATTTTAAATTTACAAGTACAGTTCTACCAGATATTTCTTGCATCATTGTTCGGTGGATTTCTTGGGATTCTGTTTTTAATTCCATTCAGAAAATATTTTGTTCAGGAAATGCACGGAAAATTTCCGTTTCCGGAAGCAACCGCTACAACAGAGGTTTTAGTTGCCGGTGAAAAAGGAGGCAAGCAAGCGTTGGTTTTGGTTGCCAGTGGTATTATAGGTGGATTGTACGATTTTATTATTGCATCCTTCGGTTGGTGGAGTGAAGTTTTTACAACGCGTGTTCTTACCGTTGGAGAAAAACTTGCCGACAATTTCAAGTTAGTTTTTAGAATGAACATTGGTGCTGCTGTTATGGGATTGGGATATATCACTGGTTTAAAATATACTGCAATAATAGCTGCTGGTTCGTTTGTTTCCTGGTATCTGCTCATTCCTGTTTTTGCATATCTTGGCGGCGGGCAAACACAACCGCTTGGTGTAAATGTTCAGTTGCTGATTAACGATATGACTCCTGAGCAAATCTTTTCTAACTATGTTCGCCACATTGGTATTGGTGGAATTGCAATGGCAGGAATAATCGGAATCATCCGTTCATCCAAAATTGTTTCTTCAGCGTTTTCTCTTGCAATAAAAGAAATCTTTGGTGGAAAGCTTGAAGGAAATAATAATGTTCGTACTCAACGGGATCTTCCAATGAAAATAATTGTTGGCGGTATAATTTTTACAGCAGTTTTAATTTATATCTTTTTCATGGTTGGCGTTGTACATAATGTAACCCACGCTTTAGTTGGATTGGCGATTGTACTTGTAATTGCTTTCTTATTTACAACTGTAGCGGCAAATGCAATTGCAATTGTGGGAACAAACCCGGTTTCTGGAATGACTTTAATGACATTAATTCTTTCATCCATTGTTTTGGTATCGGTTGGTTTAACCGGCGAAGCTGGTATGATTTCAGCGCTTATAATCGGTGGAGTAGTATGTACAGCACTATCAATGGCTGGTGGATTTATCACAGATTTAAAAGTTGGTTATTGGCTCGGTTCATCTCCATACAAGCAAGAAACATTTAAATTTCTTGGAACCGTTGTAGCATCTGCTACAGTTGGCTGGGTGATTTTAGTATTGAATCAAACATATGGATTTACCGGAGATAAAGCATTGATTGCTCCACAAGCAAATGCTATGGCTGCTGTAATCAAACCTTTGATGTCTCAACAACCAGCGCCCTGGATGCTTTACATTGCTGGCGCTTTCATGGCACTTGTTCTAACAATGCTTAAAGTTCCTGCTCTTGCTTTTGCGCTTGGAATGTACATTCCCCTTGAACTGAACACACCGCTTTTGGTTGGTGGTTTAATTTCTCATTTTGTTTCTACAAGAAGTAAAGATGAAAAATTGAATAACGCTAGAAGAGAACGCGGTACATTAATAGCCTCCGGGTTTATAGCTGGTGGTGCTTTGATGGGAGTTGTTAGCGCAATGCTTCGCTTCTGGGATTTTAATTGGGTTCTACAAGAATGGCAGGCAACTCATGCTGCCGAGTTAATTGCATTAATGATGTTTGCACTCATCTGTGCTTATATGATCTGGGACTCACTGCGTGCTAAAGTAGAAGATTAATTTTAAACCTTTATTCCCCTCCTTTGTAAGGAGGGGATTAAGGGGTGGTAGAAACAAATAAATATAACTATGATGCTTATCTCAGAATCTCGGAAATATTTTCCATATCTGAAGAGTGGCAGGATTTATATGAATCACGCTGCTATAAGTCCACTTTCATCACCTGTAGTTGAGCAAATAAATAAATATTTGCACGTTAGAAGCGAAACCGATGTTGAAAACTTCCAGGATTATCTTGGACTTGTAACAGAGACAAAGAACAGAATCAGTGAATTAATTAATTCTTCATCCGATAGAATTGCTTTTGTGGATAATACTTCAAATGGATTAAACATTTTAGCGCAGGGATTGGATTGGAATCCCGGTGATAGGATTCTACTTAACGATGTAGAATTTCCTTCTAACATTTATCCGTTCCTGAATCTTAAACAGCAAGGTGTGGAAATTGATTTTGTGAAATCCAGGGATGGTTGTGTAACCTACGAGGATATTGAGTCGGCAGTTACTGCAAAAACAAAATTAATTTCTATCAGCTATGTTCAGTTTCTTTCCGGTTACCGTGCTGATTTAGAAAAGATTGGTGAGCTTTGCAGTAATAAAGGAATAATTTTTTGTGTTGATTCAATCCAGGCACTAGGTGCAATTACACTCGATGTAAAAAAGTACAAAATAGATTTTCTTGCCAACGGTACTCAAAAGTGGTTGATGGCTTTAGAAGGCTTGGGATTTATCTTTATTACCGAAGAACTACAAGAAAAAATTACTCCAAAGTATGTTGGATGGACTTCGGTTGCAGATGCGTGGAATTTATTGGATTACAAGCTTGTCCTAAAAAGAAATGCTGATCGGTTCCAAAACGGAACTTTGTCTGTTGTAGGAATAAATGCACTTAATGCGTCACTCAAATTTCTTCAATCATTTGGATATAAAAATATTGAAGAAACAATCCTTAACAACACAGATTATTTTTTAAGCTCATTGCTGGAAATTGGAATTACTCCTTTACTAAAAAATGCTGGTAGAAATAATTTATCAGCAATAGTTAGTTTCAAATCAGTAAAGGCAAAAGATATATTTGATAAACTTCTTGCACAAAATATTACCGCCGCAGTACGAGAAGGAATCGTAAGGTTTTCTCCGCATTTCTACAATTCGAAAGAAGAGATAGATAAGGTGATTGTTTGCCTTAGAAAAATTACTTAATCTTCTATGTGTTTGCTAAAAATAAAGTAGTAATATTTCTAATTGAATCGGAGAATGGAAGAATCGGTGAAAAGGAGAAGTTAATTAAACATCTAAATTCCCAGCTTCAAAATTTTACCATCAATAAATTATTTCAAGTATATATGTGTTTAAATCGAAAATTATATTTTGTTTTTATTTTCTTGATATCAGCCAATGTTCTTCTGGCTCAATATCAAAACGTTAGAATAAACAGTATAAAGACAAATGAACCGGAAGAAGTATCAATTGCAATCAATCCAACAAATCCTCTAAATCTTGCAGCAGGTGCAAATATAAATTTAAACTATCATTCAACGGATGGTGGATTAACCTGGCAGGAAGGAAGATTATCTTCTACATTTGGAGTGTGGGGTGATCCGTGTGTTACATTCGATCCTGATGGCAATCTTTACTTTGGGCATTTATCTACACCGCAAACAAACGGTTATTGGATAGACAGAATTGTTGTTCAAAAATCAACTGATGGTGGAACAACATATGATAATGGTGTTGGAATTGGTTACAGTCCTCCGCGGAAAGAACAGGATAAGGAATGGTTGATTGCGGATCATACAAACTCAATCTACCGCGGTAATCTTTATATGGCTTGGACAGAGTTTGATGAATACGGAAGTCCCGATCCGCGCGATAGTTCAAGAATTTTATTTTCATATTCTTCTGATCAAGGTTTAAGCTGGTCTCAACCAACTATCGTAAGCGACAGAAGTGGTGATTGCTTTGACGGCAATAATACCGATGAAGGTGCTGTTCCTGCAGTTGGTCCTAACGGCGAGGTTTATTTAAGCTGGGCGGGTCCGCTTGGAATTATGTTTGATAAATCAACTGATGGTGGACAAAGTTTTGGTAAAGATATTTTTGTATCCAATCAACCTGGCGGCTGGGCTTTTGATGTACCGGGTATTAATCGATGTAACGGTTTACCAGTAACAATATGCGATATTAGCAATTCTCCTTACAAAGGAAATATTTATATAAACTGGTCAGATCAAAGAAGCCGGTACAAGGACACAGATATTTTTCTAATAAAATCAACAGATGGCGGAAAGACCTGGAGTGATGTAAAAAAAGTAAATGGAGACAAAACTAATAGACATCAATTTTTTACTTGGGCAACCGTTGATCCTAAAACCGGCTATCTTTATATCGTTTATTATGATAGAAGAAACACTACCGATAATGCAACTGATGTATATATGGCAAAATCAATTGATGGTGGAGATACATTTACAGAAACAAAAATTAGCAGCAGTTCCTTTACTCCAGTTTCAAATATATTCTTTGGGGATTATACAAATATTGCAGCATATGATGGAAAAGTTTATCCAATCTGGATGAGAATGGATGGAATCAAATTAAGCATTTGGACAGCACTAATTGATGACAAGCAAACTGATGTAAAGCGGATCGGGAATGAATCGGTCCCTGAACTATTTCTTTTAAAGAATTATCCAAATCCTTTTAATCCATCCACTACAATACATTATTCAATTCCTGAACCTGGATTTGTTACTTTAACAGTTTTTGATCAACTTGGAAGAGAAATAAAAAATCTTGTTAATGAATTACAAACCGCCGGAATCCATTCTGTTAAATTTAACGCAACCTACCATTCGGCTGGATTACAAAGCGGGATTTATTTTTATAAGTTATCAGTCAATAATTCAAGTGGAAATATTTTAGTAAAAACAAATAAGATGATTTTACTGAAATAAATCTATATAATTCACCTCCACATTTAAAAGAGTTGTTTATGAAATTGAAAATAATTTCTATGTTTTTATTGTTGATTCCTGTTTTAGCATCAGCACAAGTTGTTACTTTAACTCCAGCTTTTGCTACAGAAAATGATTCAATTGTAATTACGGTAAATATAAAACTGGCAACAAATAAATCTCTTGTTGGATATACAGGTGATCTTTATACCCATACCGGTGTTAAAACAACTGTGGATGATTGGCAGCACGTAATTGGTAATTGGGGCGTTAATAGCGTACAACCAAAATTAAAAAGAATTGGTACCGACTTATACGAATTGGTAATTGGCAAGCCGAGGAAGTTTTATAACGTTACTAGTCCTACTGAAAAAATATTGCAGCTTAATTTCGTTTTCCGCAGTGCTGATGCAACAAAGCAAACCGAAAATATTTACGCAACTATTTACGAACCTGGTCTTAATCTTACAATTCTTTCTCCTCAGAGTTTTCCGTTCTTTGCTGATTTGAACGACACTATCACAGTGAAAGCCGTTGGAAGCAACTCAACTAATATCTATTTGTACTTAGATAATTCTTTAATTAATCAAACAATTGATGATACGCTCTCCTACAACATCATTGCAAATGAGTATGGTAAGAAATGGATTAAAATAGTTGCCCAGGATAATGGTGGAGAAACTAAAGCTGATTCTTTTTATTATGTTGTAAATCCACTGGTTCCAATTCAAGCTTTACCTGCAGGAATTGTAGATGGAATTAATTATATAAGTAACACATCAGTTACACTTTCTTTGTATGCTCCAAACAAGAAGTTCGTTTATATCATCGGCGATTTTAATGATTGGCAGATTGAACCATCCTACTATATGAATATGACTCCGGATCATTCGCGCTATTGGATTACCATTAATAATCTAACTCCACAGCAGGAATATGCGTTTCAATATTATGTTGATGGTGAAATAAAAATTCAGGACCCTTATTCGGAAAAAATTCTTGACCCCTGGAACGATCAATATATTTTATCTTCTACATATCCAAATTTGAAACCATATCCAATCGTAGGAAAGACTGAAGGAATTGTTGGCGTGCTTCAAACTGCTCAAGCACCGTATCAATGGCAGGTAACAAATTACACACGTCCGGAAAATACTGATCTCGTTGTTTATGAATTGCTTCTGCGTGATTTTGTGGCAACACACGATTATAAAACTTTAAAGGATACTCTCAGCTATCTTAAGCGGCTTGGAATAAATGCTATTGAATTAATGCCTGTAAGTGAGTTTGAAGGAAATGAAAGCTGGGGTTATAATTCGATGATGCATATGGCGCCGGATAAATATTATGGACCAAAAAATGATTTGAAAGCATTTATAGATGCAGCTCATCAAAATGGAATTGCAGTAATTCTGGATGTTGTATTAAATCATACTTACGGATTAAATCCACTTGTAAGATTATATTGGAATGCACAACTGAATCGTCCTGCGGCAAATAATCCTTGGTTCAATCAGGTATCACCAAATCCGGTTTACAGTTGGGGTTCTGATTTTAATCATCAAAGTACAGCTACACAGTATTATGTTGATCGTGTAACTTCTTTTTGGCTTAATGAATATAAAGTAGATGGGTATAGGTTTGATTTTACAAAAGGATTTACAAATACTCCGGGTGATGGTTCAGCAAGAGATAATAGCAGGATTGCTATTCTTAAAAGAATGGCAGATAAAATCTGGCAGGTCGATTCTAAGGCTTATGTAATCCTGGAGCATTTTGCAGATAACAGTGAAGAGATTGAACTTACAAATTATGGAATGATGGTTTGGGGAAATTCAAATTATAATTACAGTGAAGCATCCATGGGATACAATGATGGTAATAAATCGGATTTCACTTGGGGCTCTTATAAAGCACGAAGTTTTCAAAAGCCGGGTTTGGTTACTTATATGGAAAGCCACGATGAGGAAAGATTAATGTTCAAAAATATAAAATTCGGAAACATAAATGGAAGTTATACAATTAAAGATACCAGCCAGGCGCTTAACAGAATTAAATTAAATGCGGCTTTCTTTTTAACAATTCCTGGTCCAAAAATGATCTGGCAGTTTGAAGAGCTTGGCTATGATTATTCAATCGATTACAATGGACGCGTTGGCAATAAACCAATTAGGTGGGATTATCAAATCCAACCTAGGCGACAGAAACTTTACAAAGTAATGGAAGCATTAATTAAGCTCCGCGATAATGAAGCATTCCGCTCCTCGAATTATTTTACTTCATTCGGTGGTGCGGTTAAGAGTATTCATATAAATAATTCATCAATGAATGTAACGGTGATAGGTAATTTTGATGTAATAAACAGGAGTATTAATCCGTCATTCCAGAGTACAGGAAACTGGTACGATTATTTTAGTGGTGCAAGCGTAAATGTTTCTGATCCGCAAGCTACTATTTCGCTTCAACCGGGAGAATTCCACATTTACACAAGTGTACAACTTCCAACTCCGGAAACAGATATTTTAAATGATGTTGATGATCAGCGCGATGTAACAATTAAAAACTTTGCGCTTGAACAGAATTATCCAAATCCATTCAATCCAGTAACAAACATTTCTTATATGATAAAACAGCCATCGAATGTAACGTTGAAGATTTACAATCTGGTTGGTGAGGAAATTAAAAATTTAGTTGATGCAAACCAGAATGTTGGCAAATACCAAGTTACCTGGAATGGAAAAGATAATTACGGTGGTGATGTT
Coding sequences:
- a CDS encoding T9SS type A sorting domain-containing protein, with translation MCLNRKLYFVFIFLISANVLLAQYQNVRINSIKTNEPEEVSIAINPTNPLNLAAGANINLNYHSTDGGLTWQEGRLSSTFGVWGDPCVTFDPDGNLYFGHLSTPQTNGYWIDRIVVQKSTDGGTTYDNGVGIGYSPPRKEQDKEWLIADHTNSIYRGNLYMAWTEFDEYGSPDPRDSSRILFSYSSDQGLSWSQPTIVSDRSGDCFDGNNTDEGAVPAVGPNGEVYLSWAGPLGIMFDKSTDGGQSFGKDIFVSNQPGGWAFDVPGINRCNGLPVTICDISNSPYKGNIYINWSDQRSRYKDTDIFLIKSTDGGKTWSDVKKVNGDKTNRHQFFTWATVDPKTGYLYIVYYDRRNTTDNATDVYMAKSIDGGDTFTETKISSSSFTPVSNIFFGDYTNIAAYDGKVYPIWMRMDGIKLSIWTALIDDKQTDVKRIGNESVPELFLLKNYPNPFNPSTTIHYSIPEPGFVTLTVFDQLGREIKNLVNELQTAGIHSVKFNATYHSAGLQSGIYFYKLSVNNSSGNILVKTNKMILLK
- a CDS encoding oligopeptide transporter, OPT family, which encodes MSDSQVPNNSAGLPENAYRELKPGENYIPIMLPDKVYPEINVWSVSWGLVMAAVFSAAAAYLGLKIGQVFEAAIPIAIIAVGLATVFKRKNALGENVIIQSIGAASGVIVAGAIFTIPALYILNLQVQFYQIFLASLFGGFLGILFLIPFRKYFVQEMHGKFPFPEATATTEVLVAGEKGGKQALVLVASGIIGGLYDFIIASFGWWSEVFTTRVLTVGEKLADNFKLVFRMNIGAAVMGLGYITGLKYTAIIAAGSFVSWYLLIPVFAYLGGGQTQPLGVNVQLLINDMTPEQIFSNYVRHIGIGGIAMAGIIGIIRSSKIVSSAFSLAIKEIFGGKLEGNNNVRTQRDLPMKIIVGGIIFTAVLIYIFFMVGVVHNVTHALVGLAIVLVIAFLFTTVAANAIAIVGTNPVSGMTLMTLILSSIVLVSVGLTGEAGMISALIIGGVVCTALSMAGGFITDLKVGYWLGSSPYKQETFKFLGTVVASATVGWVILVLNQTYGFTGDKALIAPQANAMAAVIKPLMSQQPAPWMLYIAGAFMALVLTMLKVPALAFALGMYIPLELNTPLLVGGLISHFVSTRSKDEKLNNARRERGTLIASGFIAGGALMGVVSAMLRFWDFNWVLQEWQATHAAELIALMMFALICAYMIWDSLRAKVED
- a CDS encoding alpha-amylase family glycosyl hydrolase, which encodes MKLKIISMFLLLIPVLASAQVVTLTPAFATENDSIVITVNIKLATNKSLVGYTGDLYTHTGVKTTVDDWQHVIGNWGVNSVQPKLKRIGTDLYELVIGKPRKFYNVTSPTEKILQLNFVFRSADATKQTENIYATIYEPGLNLTILSPQSFPFFADLNDTITVKAVGSNSTNIYLYLDNSLINQTIDDTLSYNIIANEYGKKWIKIVAQDNGGETKADSFYYVVNPLVPIQALPAGIVDGINYISNTSVTLSLYAPNKKFVYIIGDFNDWQIEPSYYMNMTPDHSRYWITINNLTPQQEYAFQYYVDGEIKIQDPYSEKILDPWNDQYILSSTYPNLKPYPIVGKTEGIVGVLQTAQAPYQWQVTNYTRPENTDLVVYELLLRDFVATHDYKTLKDTLSYLKRLGINAIELMPVSEFEGNESWGYNSMMHMAPDKYYGPKNDLKAFIDAAHQNGIAVILDVVLNHTYGLNPLVRLYWNAQLNRPAANNPWFNQVSPNPVYSWGSDFNHQSTATQYYVDRVTSFWLNEYKVDGYRFDFTKGFTNTPGDGSARDNSRIAILKRMADKIWQVDSKAYVILEHFADNSEEIELTNYGMMVWGNSNYNYSEASMGYNDGNKSDFTWGSYKARSFQKPGLVTYMESHDEERLMFKNIKFGNINGSYTIKDTSQALNRIKLNAAFFLTIPGPKMIWQFEELGYDYSIDYNGRVGNKPIRWDYQIQPRRQKLYKVMEALIKLRDNEAFRSSNYFTSFGGAVKSIHINNSSMNVTVIGNFDVINRSINPSFQSTGNWYDYFSGASVNVSDPQATISLQPGEFHIYTSVQLPTPETDILNDVDDQRDVTIKNFALEQNYPNPFNPVTNISYMIKQPSNVTLKIYNLVGEEIKNLVDANQNVGKYQVTWNGKDNYGGDVSSGIYLYRLTAASSGKIFTDAKKLVFLK
- a CDS encoding aminotransferase class V-fold PLP-dependent enzyme, with translation MNHAAISPLSSPVVEQINKYLHVRSETDVENFQDYLGLVTETKNRISELINSSSDRIAFVDNTSNGLNILAQGLDWNPGDRILLNDVEFPSNIYPFLNLKQQGVEIDFVKSRDGCVTYEDIESAVTAKTKLISISYVQFLSGYRADLEKIGELCSNKGIIFCVDSIQALGAITLDVKKYKIDFLANGTQKWLMALEGLGFIFITEELQEKITPKYVGWTSVADAWNLLDYKLVLKRNADRFQNGTLSVVGINALNASLKFLQSFGYKNIEETILNNTDYFLSSLLEIGITPLLKNAGRNNLSAIVSFKSVKAKDIFDKLLAQNITAAVREGIVRFSPHFYNSKEEIDKVIVCLRKIT